A window of Loxodonta africana isolate mLoxAfr1 chromosome 3, mLoxAfr1.hap2, whole genome shotgun sequence genomic DNA:
TCGGGACACTTTGGTGTAGCTGCTGCTTTAAGCCCCCCCCGAAGACGTTTCGGAGGCCTCTTGGTGTGCGCAGCCGCCCGAGGTGACCGGGCTGGACGGGAGCAGGGACTCCCCGTCGTCAGGGTCGCAGACTTTCCGTCCCTTCCCTGAGCAGCAGCAGCGCCCCACTTGTGTACCGCGCCAAGTCTCACGCGCTTCTTCTTATCCCTCCAGGCGCTCACCACCTGCCCCGCCGCCTGCCACTGCCCCCTGGAGGCGCCCAAGTGCGCCCCGGGAGTCGGGCTGGTCCGGGACGGCTGCGGCTGCTGTAAGGTCTGCGCCAAGCAGCTCAACGAGGACTGCAGCAAAACGCAGCCTTGCGACCACACCAAAGGGCTGGAATGCAATTTCGGCGCCAGCTCTACCGCTCTGAAGGGGATCTGCAGAGGTAAGATGCTTGTGGTTTGgcccctttaaaaaaataatagtccCCGTAGTCCAGAAGTTTAGTAATTTTGAGACCATGTATGGTGATGCTTTGTTGTTGGTAGCTTGGCAGAAAGGCACATGATTTCAGCAGTCTGGAATGCAATTCAGTGTGTCTGGGCCCAAAGAAAAGCGCATACGGAAAAGTGATTCCTGACTAACTTATTGTTCTGGTCTGGAGTCTCCGGGGAATTAGAGAGAACTTTACCATAAATTGAATTTAACAGAGCAGAAAATATGTGTGAGTTTCAGGCCGTGGTTTGGAATCTTAACtttattctcttttctcttttggtgatCTTTGCAGCTCAGTCAGAGGGCAGGCCCTGTGAATATAACTCCAGAATCTACCAGAACGGGGAAAGTTTCCAGCCCAACTGTAAACATCAGTGCACATGTATCGATGGCGCGGTGGGCTGCATTCCTTTGTGTCCCCAGGAATTATCTCTGCCCAACCTGGGCTGCCCCAACCCCCGGCTTGTCAAAGTTACCGGGCAGTGCTGTGAGGAGTGGGTCTGTGATGAGGATGGTGCCAAGGACCCCAGGGAAGACAGGGACAGCCTCTTCAGCAAGGGGCTGGGATTGGATGCTTCAGAGGTGGAGTTAACACGAAACAATGAACTAATTGCAGTTGGAAAAGGCGGACCCCTGAAGCGACTCCCTGGTAAGTAGAGACTGAGTCTGTTCTAAGACCTTGTACTGAAGCTAGTTTGAAACTTTGTAGAAAAGAGTACTTGAGAATGTGTTGGTATGCCTCTGAAGAATCTTCCCTCTTTCTTCCTCTAGTTTTTGGACTGGAACCTCACATCCTCTACAACCCTTCTTTGCATGGCCAGAAATGTATTGTTCAAACAACTTCATGGTCCCAGTGCTCAAAGACCTGCGGAACTGGTATCTCCACACGAGTTACCAATGACAACCCTGAATGCCGCCTGGTTAAAGAAACCCGTATTTGTGAAGTGCGACCTTGTGGACAGCCAGCGTACAGCAGCCTGAAAGTAAGTTCTTTCGGTGGCATGTAGGCTGTTCCTCAGCAGGTGGTTGGGGATGCAAAGCTCTCTTCCGAGAACTAGAAATATTGTTGCTAACTTTTCTTCTCCTCTCTTACAGAAGGGCAAGAAATGCAGCAAGACCAAGAAATCCCCTGAACCAGTCAAGTTTACTTATGCTGGATGTTCGAGTGTGAAGAAATACCGGCCCAAGTACTGTGGTTCCTGCATAGATGGCCGATGCTGTACGCCCCAGCAGACCAGGACTGTGAAGATGCGGTTCCGCTGTGAAGATGGAGAGATGTTTTCCAAGAACGTCATGATGATCCAGTCCTGCAGATGCAACTACAACTGTCCACATGCCAATGAGGCAGCCTTTCCTTTCTACAGACTGTTCAATGACATTCACAAATTTAGGGACTAAATGCTACCTGGGCTTCCAGTGCATGGGTGGACAAATAAGGGAGAAGGATGTCAGAAGCACAGAGACGTGGGTGGGGGCGGTATGGGTAAAGGGACTCTATTGTAGAGGGAATGCATTGCTCATTCTTGAGTAGTACCAAGGTATTTTGAAACTGCCATGTGCGCTGGTGCAGATGGACACTGATGCAGCTGCGATTTGAGAATACTTTGCTTCATAGTATTGGAGCACACGTTACTGCTTCATTTTGGAGCTTGTAGTGTTGACattctgttttctgtttgtaaatTATTTGGTAAGCGTATTTTTCTCTAGACTTTTTATCCTTTCAGTTTTACAATTGTAAGAGATAATAAGATTACTTAGACAGTTAAAGCCTTAGTAGTCCTTTGACAGAAATAAATTGGAAAGCGTTCCATCCCTTCCCGAGGTGACACTCTATGAGTGTCGGTGAGAGGCAGCTATCTGCACTCTAAACTGCAAACAGAAATCAGGTGTTTTAAGACTGAATGTTTTTATTTATCAAAATGTagctttttggggggggtggagaAATGTAATACTGGAATAATTTgtaaatgattttaattttatattcagtGAAAAGAATTTATTTATGGAATTAAtcatttaataaagaaatatttacCTAATAACAGCATGTATGCCATTCAGTATTTTTTAGTTACAGTCCAAAAATCATTGGGAACAATCTAGCTCATACATTCATTCAGACAAGATTTGTTTGTGCCAGAAACTGCTGGTCCAGGTGCTTGGGGTATAGCAGTGACCTAGCTACAAAAATTGGACAATGATTTGTTTTCATCAGTAGAGAAAAATCTTAGCATGTAATCAGTTTAAAAACCATGTATTGCGTaccagaaaccttggtggtggggtggttaagagctagggctgctaaccaaaaggtctgcagttagaatccttggaaaccctatggggcagttctactgtgtcctataatgttgctgtgaatcagaatcaacttgacatcaatgggcttggtttgggttttggtactgAATACCAGGCGTTGTACTAAACACTGAGGATACACACAAGAAAGAACCTGAAGCTAAATTTGTGATTTAAAATTATGATTTATTTTCCTAAGAATTCAAAGTCTAAGTGGCTCCACGCAATCAATCACCTTGTAAGATGGGTATAGTAAAAAAAATAGTagattcatttattattttaaatcacCAGGTTATTGTGCAGGTCACTTCAGTAAAGGAGGGAAACACATTGATAAAAAGTATATAATCCACGCTGCCCACATGTAAATGCAGGGACAAGATTGAGTATGGTTGGATAATGTATTATGAAAGGTCACTTGTTTATAACCTTATATTTTCCAATACTGTTCCTAAAAATTAATAGAACTACTTAAAATTCACCCTCCCCTGAGATCAAACTAAGAATCTTGCAGTCTATTTGAGTTAGTTTGTTTTCACTGAATGAGTTTGAAGCAATGATTTGTTAATCCTAATAAGCCTGTGATTAAGTAAACATGCTGTTAAATGCAAAGGAATGCAAGGAATTTCAAGTACTTTTCCAACCTAGTGAAGACCAACTACCCCATCCCCCTTCCCTTTTTATAATATAGCATACAGTATATTGAtggaaggagccgtggtggcacaacagttaagcgctcggctgcaaatagaaaagttggcagtttgaatccacccagcagttctgggggagaaagacctgaccatTAGCTTCTCtaaatgattacagccaagaaatccctatggggcagttctactcagtcacatggggccagtttgagtcggaattgacagtaCCAAACAacagacaacatattgatggagGAGGGAGCAGTTAGAGTTGGCTATCCAGAAGGTCAAAGGCTAGATGCAGAGCATTCCTGAAGAAAAGGACCTAAATCATAGGTCCAGGAGAAGCTGAGAAGGCTGCGTTAACGTTTGTGAAAATGTTGGTAGCCTGTTTTAGAATTATCTGCGTCTTTAGAAAGTGCTGACAATAAATGTTTTATAGAGAGTTTTCCTTTCATCGTCCCTCTTGGCTCCTGTTTAAATCCATAGTGAAATATTTCAATCTGCACTTGGTTAAGAGAGTACTTACATTTTTAGGCAATAAAAGAAAGTGCTTTCAAAGGCCAGGGAGGGGGCGGTGGTCAGGGGGAGTTGTAGCTCGTCGGGTCCTGTTAGAGTAATTTTTCAAAAGAGTTTAATATTGATGCTTTAATGAAGATGTACAGAAGAGCACTGTACGAGCATCTGTTTTAAAGCCTTACTGAAATGCGTAAAGGTTAATACACGTGACGGTAAAATCGATGACTGAAAGCCTTTGCTCTTCTGAGTTTGATGATATCTCACCTGAGATATTACAACTTTGTGCCTTCTGAGTAGTCAGTTTTTCTTGCCTGAGGCATTCAACATTTAAGGTATTTGGGAATTAAAAACACCACCTGGCCCAGTCTTGGATGCAGTTAAACTTGTCAGTGCAATTATAACATGTGAAATATAATAAAGGTGTAAGGCTTTTGTGGTGCAATCTTGTTAAACAGACATCTAAATCCACAGGCGAGATTTACACATTCCCAGGCACCAGTCCTGAGGGTATTGCCATTCAACACTAGAGTCCAACAAATTACTTCTTACATAGAGATCAAGGAGCAACACTTCATAGATCCTTTAAGTGTGTGGGGAGGTAATATTTGTCCAAATAAGCTCAAATATGAGTCAAAGCCTAGCATGGGAAAACACTGGATCTTTGGGACATTAACATTATCCTAGAAAATACAAAGGCAGTGATACACAAGTGCCAATTCTATTTACAGTAAGAGTGTTCAATTAATAAGAAAAGAGCAGTAAAAGCAAATTAAGTCCACTTTGTGTGACTATAAGGCACTCTAGTGAGCAAagattaagtgcttggcagctaaccaaaaggttggtggttcaaatccacccagcggctctgcaggagaaagagctggtgatctgcttctgtaaagattacagcttagaaaaccctatggggcagtgacatggggtcactatgagtcaaaaatcaactcaacagcacctaacagtaacaacatgtggctataggaaaaaacaaagaaattagaAGTAGTTAAGAATGAAATTATGGGATTTAGAACATACACATTTTATCCAGGTCTGGAGCAGAGCTCTACCAACTTCAAATATTgagataataaaaacaaaaccatgcatctttatatataatgtttatataTCTTccttttattaaatatatatgtatctccAAACACACATACAGTAAAGACCTTGTGCTGTTCTTCACTTTTCAATCCAAAAGACCCTGGTGATCCTGAGCGGTATTTTGGTAGAGATTTAAGAATTGAGAGTTAGAGGGTGACCTCAGAATTTTAGGAATTTAGTGAATTTTAAGAAATAGTCTATGGAATATTTAGCAGCACAGTAAGTGGCCTCACTGTGACGATTTTTCAAATGAATGCATGTGCTATCCATTCCCCCAAAGAGATGTGACTGAGTCAAAATTAGCAAggctttttaaaagttatttttctaGTAGAGAGGACAGATTTGATTTGTTCATACTCTCTTCTTCCTGCCTCCTGGCAGTATTTGAAAGTCAGTTGAGCAGAGGCAAAGGTGCAGTATGAAGGTCGTACAGAACAAAGGTATGTTCTGGGCAGAGTGGCAAATGATGCAGTGGAAAGATTTCCAGACTGGAATCAAGAGACATGTCTTTTAGCACCAGCTCTGCCATTAATTTGCTGGGTGACTCTAGGCAAGTCTCTGGATTGTTCTTTCTTGTGTTACAATGGAACATTAACTCCCAGCATTTTTGTCACTGGAAAACCCCTTATTCTTACAATCTCTTTGGTGCATTGGCTCCTGTACCTTAAAAACTATATTCTCAAGTAACTGAATGGGTGGTATGAAAACTGCTCAGGTCTTTCTATGGGCAAATGCACTCATTTTCATGTAGTCTTTGGAAATGTAATCTTGCTAGACTCTTTAGAGCACCCCTGTTACAGGACATGGTGATTCCTGGAAGCTCTGTCACAGTCTAAAGGTTCATAGTTTCATCTTATTCTATTGCCCTGATAGCTgggcctcattaacttcatatctCAACCAACTCATGCTTcaaaagaaagacattttaaagCATGATAGTGATGTACATGTCCTATGAATACGATAGACTTGTGACTTCATATATTCATGTAATTTTATAAAGTGCAATTCAATTCAACGTGTACTCAGACAGTTGTTAGTGCTTTACAGTTCTGATGTATCCTGCTCCTATGTTCTTCTGAATCCACCTCTTTCTCATCTCCTTTGCAATCATCCAAATCTAAGCCACCATCATTTGTTGCCTGAATTGCTGGTGTGGTCTCCTTGCTTGTGGCATTTTGTATTTATCAAAGGTGGCTGAACAACATAATGTCTTCCATCCATATGCCTTTCAGTAATGTACCTTTGCTGCTCCACCAACAATATTGTGTGCCCTtgactggattccaactcatagcaaccgtacgtaacagagtagaactgccccagagtgttttctaggctgcaagctttacaggaacagatctcaggtattttcttccatggagtggctgatgggtttgaacatcTGACCGAGCTCTTaaacattgtaccaccagggccaaCAATAGGTTGCTCTATTTCCCCACCTTTTAAATCTGTGTGGGTTCTTTGATGCTTTGGCCAATGAATATGAAGGAAGTGATGTGGTACCAGTTCCCCAAATAGGCTGGGAGCTCCTACTTCCTTTCTCTTGGAAACTAGCTTCCATGTAAGAAGAACAACTACCACCAGGCTGTGAGAAGCCTAAACCACATGGAGAGGCTTAGAGAGGAAGACACCATGTGGAAAAAGAGAAAGGTCAAAGAGCACAATGCATAGAGAAACCATGTTGGAAGTGGATCTTTCATCCCAGCTAACATCTCCTGGTTCAGAGATGAACTGACCCGTTGGTCCttcccagattcctgacccacaaaataATATGGCTGTGGTAAGGCACTAAGTTTTGGGGGTGGTTTGTTACTTAGGGGTAGATAACCAAAACATTATTGGTTGCTCTTCTTGCCCTCCAACAATCCATTCTCACAGAATCCAGTCTCTCACAGGAGCcagagtgattttttaaaaatgtaaatcagaacatgtcaactctttttttttaaaggctccaGCATTGCCCTTGGGATAAGATTCAACTCCTTACCTTGTACACAAGGTCCTGGACCCTGCCTCCTTCTTACCACTCTCCCTCACTCAGTGTACTCCCActtgtctttttctcttccttgACAAAACCAAGCAAGTTCTCcatcagggcctttgcactagcTCTTGCTCTGCCTCAAACACCCCTTGGCCAGATCTAGGTGTTTCCTTTTCATGCAGGTCTCTGCTTAGGTGTTACCTTCTTGGAGAGACGACCTCTGTCAATCCAGTCTAAAGTAGTTCATTACATCAAGCAGTTATATTTTCATCACAGTACTTAGcactacctgatttttttttttatttattatgtctCCCACTTCTATAATAACCTCCATTAGAGCAGaaattttttctgtcttttttttttttttttttaccactgtaagaatgtcaaggatttcattttacttggatccacaatcaacagctgtggaaccagcggtcaagaaatcaaatgatgcattgcattgggtaaatctgccacaaaggacctctttaaagtgttaaaagcaaagatgtcagcttgaagactaaggtgcgcctgacccaactcatggtattttcaattgcatcatatgcacgtgaaagctgggcaatgaataaggaagaccgaagaagaattgatgccttcaaactgtggtgttggcgaagaatattggatctatcatggactgccaaaagaacgaacaaatccatcctggaaaaagtgcaaccagaatgctccttagaagcaaggatggtgagactgtgtcttacatactttggagacgttgtcaggagggatcagtccctggagacggacatcatccttggtatagtacagggtcagcggaaaagacgaagaccctcaatgaggtgaattgacacagaggctgcaacaatgagctcaagcataacaacgattgtaaggatggcgcaggactgggcaatgttttgtcttGTGcttagcgtcgctatgagtcagaaccgactcaacggtacctaacaacaataagaatgtCACTTGACACTGTGCCTGGCATAAAGTAGAAACTCATTAAAAATTTATAGAATAAACGCTGTCTTAAGCTAAAAGTTAAATTAGAAGGCACTCACTCCCTCACTGTCTTCCTTCTATGTCACCTTGGGTTTTCCCCTCACCTGTTCATCATTCATTCTATCTTTCATTCATACATCTAGTCAATAGACACCTGTCTGGCACTACTATATTCCAGATACGGTGTTAGGAAGTAGTTGATGAAGAAATATGGTTCCTTTACTTTGTGGTAGGGAAGACTTAAACATACATGCAAAGATGAGTTAGAATTAGGttcagctgcaagtaacagaaaacccaaATAACTTGAGgaacacagaaatttatttcttgctcatgtgAAAATCCAGGTAGGCAGTCCAGGGCTGGCATGGTGCCCTCAGGTTTCAGGCCCAAAGGCTCTTGCTATCTTGTTGCTTCATTGTGCCTGGCCTCCATTCCCTAGTTCACCTCATGGCTCATAGTCTCACAGAGCTGCAATAGAGGCTAGGAAATGTGTTTTTTATCTTGTGTTGTCATGTACTCAGCTAAAAATCAGAGATCCTGCTATTATAGAAGGGAGAATAGATATTGGGGGATTGTACTATACATAGcgacaaagggctcaagcataacaatgattgtgaggatggtgcagggccgggaaGAGTTTCgttttgctgtacatagggtccctacgagtctggaccaactcagcagcacctaacaacaacaacaactgcataTAGCAGTCTGTACTACATAGCCAATAATATACTGTAATAAGTATAATAAGGAACAGAGAAGGGTCGAGAAGAAAGTTACCAACTACTTGCAGCTAGGATCAATGAGGGCTTCCTAGAGGAATTGTTTCCTCAGCTGGGTTTTGAAAGATAAATAGCTTGGAAAGTATTCAAAAGCCTTGGTGCTCAAGTTAAAAATTTCTGAAATAACCATTGATGCCTTCCCTGTTTCagccatgaagaaaaatgaaagacatCTACATCTTCTGTGTTTGGCATCTTGAAAGCTATTTTAGAGAGGGTATCTGTGTAGTGGGgcttctttggaaaagaaagccttctctgCTCTCTAAACTCCACTCTCTAAAGTGAGGAAAGCCAGAAAGAGCAAAAGTCCTGCTAGTCATACCTAAGATTCCCCTAGGCCTGTTATTATGATCATGTATGTGTGGGGAGGGGTTCTAGCACTTATTTTGCATTGATAGAATCAGGGGTACCCCAAGAAGGCACTTTGGCCACTGACCTCAAATTCTATACAGAACCAGCAATATCTACCCATTCCTCAGTTAGGATGTCTGTGAGATAGGAGAGTGGACAGAAATCCTTGTAAAAGCTCTAGGGAAGGGCCTTTTCCAAATCCGCATGGATATAGTAGGACATGGTCATTGCTTGGGCACGACCCCAAGACAGACAAATAGCACTGCTTCCTCTGGTCCTTCACACAAATCCCCATGATAGCAATGACAACACCACACTGTGACTGGCTGTTTCTCCACCAGATTTCAAATTCCTTGAAGAGCTTTGTCAATCAGTGAGTGGACATCAACTAAGAATGGATTTAAAGGAGCTCGAGCGCTATCTTCCAGCATCCCCAGGGCTTCACAGAGAAGTGAGAGCAATTTTGTTCTATACTGTCCCAGGGCACAGGTCCCAAGCTGGTGGCTTGGGTAGAATCTGGCCAACAGACTTGTTTTGTTTCTCCTGCACAGGGTTTATAAAAACTGGAATTTGTTGCCAATATTTGAAAACTTggggaaatacaagaaaaaaattctgGCTTCTTTTGAGAAATCCATAGATGTGGCAACAGTGGGTCGTTTCTACAAGGCAGCAACTGGCGGGCCCGAGCTGCGGTTTCCCCCTTTAGAGCACGGGCTCTGCAGCTCATGGGCATAGAGATTGATGGGGAACAGATGTGTGTGAGGGGGGCGGTGTTGAGGGACAGCAAGAAATGATCTTCGAAAACCTAGATTCcttttgaaaacatgctgagtgaagtcagtcaatcacaaaagtacaaatattgtatgatttcacttatatgaaaaatgtagaataagtgtatagagatcagaggaaaccctggtggcgtagtggttaagtgctatggctgctaaccaaagggtccgcagttcaaatccaccaggcactcctgggaaactctaaggagcagttctactctgtcctagacggtcgctatgagttggaattgactcgatgacactgggtttagtttttttggtttgatagagatcagagtttaacaATGGTTACCTGGGgcaaggtgggggtgggggaaggggtcACTGTTTGGgaagcactgagttttttttagggtgatgaaaaatttggcaGTGGATCTTGGTGATGGGTTGCATGACATGGGTGATATAATTTGTGTCATTGGATTTTacacatgaagaatgttgaattggcaaatactgTGCTATCTATATTTTcacaacaatttttaaaaaacccagcTTCTTTCTAAAAAAGGCAAAACCAAGAACACCTCTTTTACTATTAAGTGCTTAGAAAAATCATCTTAGGCATGGAAACACTGTGTTTGAAAAAAATAGAATTGAGACCACTTTACTCGTTTCAAATTGCTGTCCTGCGGTAAACATGTCCCCACCCCAGGTCTCTCCTATGACTCCAGTCTGGGTATTTTTGTGTAGAAGCGTATCTATTCCATTTATAATACCGCATCACATTTTCCGACTGGCACCAGATAAATTCATCAAAGATATACACTTCGTCCTGAACCTCCTCTGAATTTAACCATCTATTTTTAAAGTAACCAAAAGCCTTCCCAGGGGAATTGCTACAGATAGCCTGGGAGATtgtgctagatttttttttttttaaataactccaGTCTTTTTTTTCAAGCGCTGTCAAGTAAATAATACCCATTTTTCAGAGGTGTTCAATGAACTCCAGAGAGATTGGGGACTTTGTCTAAATAGTTACAGTTATCCAGTAACAGAATGGAAAGTAAAATTCAAAGGATTTATTCTCCAAGCTTATCCCTCAGAGAGGCATTTTGGGTAAAGGAAGGCACTTGGATTACAGCGAGTTCTGGCTATGAGGCAGGTTTTTGATGTCAAGATGGCTCCTGGGAAGACTTCCACAAATGAGTTTCCTATAAACAAGTCAGCATGGTCAGCACCCCATACCAAAGGTGACACCTTTCTGATTCAACTTGGTAAAAATGAAGGAGATTTGCTAATTAAAGAAAAGAAGCTCATCTGTGGTGAGAGTTTAAACTCTAAGCAAAACTTTCGGAGAGGTCCCTCATATTCTGAATTAGTTTGTTCTTGGAAAGGGGCCCAAATCTTTACTTGATCCCTTGCATTCAGAATGATACTTacccattttaaaatgttttctttaattatttttacCTTAACAAAAGGAAGGCATACTTATACAAATTCAACATTATTAAAGATTCAGAATCTCAAAAAAGACAATCCCTAGTAAACCCCcgccccaccacacacacacccagtcaCTGGTAAGAATACGATATTTATTCTTACAGATTTTCAGGTGTGCCTAAACCAGCATTTATTAATATGATAATATCATATACATAATATATtcttatatataaaaaagcaTTAGCTACAGATAGAGCTTTACATTTACTATATCTTGGATATCATTTAATATCGATACATACAGCTCTCCATCAATCTTTGAAATGGCTTCATAGAATTTCAGTTTATGATAGATGTGCCATAAAAAATCATAAGTCATTTAAGTACTAG
This region includes:
- the CCN1 gene encoding CCN family member 1: MSSRTARTLAFTVIILHLTKLALTTCPAACHCPLEAPKCAPGVGLVRDGCGCCKVCAKQLNEDCSKTQPCDHTKGLECNFGASSTALKGICRAQSEGRPCEYNSRIYQNGESFQPNCKHQCTCIDGAVGCIPLCPQELSLPNLGCPNPRLVKVTGQCCEEWVCDEDGAKDPREDRDSLFSKGLGLDASEVELTRNNELIAVGKGGPLKRLPVFGLEPHILYNPSLHGQKCIVQTTSWSQCSKTCGTGISTRVTNDNPECRLVKETRICEVRPCGQPAYSSLKKGKKCSKTKKSPEPVKFTYAGCSSVKKYRPKYCGSCIDGRCCTPQQTRTVKMRFRCEDGEMFSKNVMMIQSCRCNYNCPHANEAAFPFYRLFNDIHKFRD